The Nocardioides salarius genome includes a region encoding these proteins:
- the mutM gene encoding bifunctional DNA-formamidopyrimidine glycosylase/DNA-(apurinic or apyrimidinic site) lyase encodes MPELPEVEVVRAGLERHVVGARVTGVDVLHPRPVRRDERGPEGFAAALTGRTITGARRRGKYLWLPLDDGDALLAHLGMSGQMLVQPAGAVAQKHLRVRIRLDGAADSRHLHFVDQRMFGGLSISTGGAELPPEIAHIARDPLDPLFDDDELATRVRRRASGIKRQLLDQNLVSGVGNIYADEALWRAGIHGERPGERLSRAQVLALLGHTRDVMRDALAQGGTSFDALYVNVNGESGYFDRSLHAYGRADEPCDRCGTPIRRIAFMNRSSYFCPRCQPAPRRRRVPAPVVAPPD; translated from the coding sequence GTGCCCGAGCTCCCCGAGGTCGAGGTGGTGCGCGCCGGGCTCGAGCGCCACGTCGTGGGCGCGCGGGTCACCGGCGTCGACGTGCTGCACCCGCGTCCGGTGCGCCGCGACGAGCGCGGGCCCGAGGGGTTCGCCGCGGCCCTGACCGGGCGCACCATCACCGGCGCCCGGCGCCGCGGCAAGTACCTGTGGCTGCCGCTCGACGACGGCGACGCCCTGCTGGCCCACCTGGGGATGAGCGGCCAGATGCTCGTGCAGCCGGCGGGCGCGGTGGCGCAGAAGCACCTGCGGGTGCGCATCCGCCTCGACGGCGCCGCCGACTCCCGGCACCTGCACTTCGTCGACCAGCGGATGTTCGGAGGCCTGTCGATCTCCACCGGGGGAGCCGAGCTGCCGCCCGAGATCGCGCACATCGCGCGCGACCCCCTCGACCCGCTCTTCGACGACGACGAGCTCGCCACGCGGGTGCGCCGGCGCGCGTCCGGGATCAAGCGGCAGCTGCTCGACCAGAACCTGGTCTCGGGCGTCGGCAACATCTACGCCGACGAGGCCCTGTGGCGCGCCGGCATCCACGGCGAGCGACCGGGGGAGCGGCTGAGCCGGGCCCAGGTGCTCGCACTGCTCGGGCACACCCGCGACGTCATGCGCGACGCGCTCGCCCAGGGCGGCACGTCCTTCGACGCCCTCTACGTCAACGTCAACGGCGAGTCCGGGTACTTCGACCGCTCGCTGCACGCCTACGGGCGCGCCGACGAGCCCTGCGACCGCTGCGGGACCCCCATCCGCCGGATCGCCTTCATGAACCGCTCCTCCTACTTCTGCCCGCGCTGCCAGCCGGCGCCGCGGCGCCGGCGGGTGCCCGCCCCCGTGGTCGCCCCGCCCGATTGA
- the rnc gene encoding ribonuclease III, with protein MPSTSRTARAARAASTAPRPTVVRSSETADALNDYAELRAALGDPQLDPELLDRALTHRSFAYENGGLPTNERLEFLGDSVLGVVVTETLYLTHPDLSEGRLAKLRAAVVNARALAGVGRGIGLGEHVKLGRGEESTGGRNKASILSDTVEAVIGAVHLSGGGIENSAAVVHRLFDPLIEAASALGAGLDWKTSLQELSAEHGLGVPEYVIEDSGPDHQKTFTAQVRVGDDLYGNGTGRSKKEAEQAAAETAYGEIADRLGVTDPAETAAEAAAGNAAAGKSGTGTGGS; from the coding sequence GTGCCAAGCACCTCCCGCACCGCGCGTGCGGCGCGTGCGGCCAGTACGGCGCCAAGGCCGACCGTCGTCAGGTCCTCTGAGACCGCTGACGCCCTGAACGACTACGCCGAGCTGCGAGCAGCGCTCGGGGATCCGCAGCTGGACCCCGAGCTGCTGGACCGCGCGCTCACGCACCGGTCCTTCGCCTACGAGAACGGCGGCCTGCCGACCAACGAGCGCCTGGAGTTCCTGGGCGACTCGGTGCTCGGCGTCGTCGTGACCGAGACGCTGTACCTGACCCACCCGGACCTCTCCGAGGGCCGGTTGGCCAAGCTGCGGGCCGCCGTGGTCAACGCCCGCGCGCTGGCCGGGGTCGGTCGCGGCATCGGCCTGGGCGAGCACGTCAAGCTCGGTCGTGGCGAGGAGAGCACGGGTGGGCGCAACAAGGCCTCCATCCTCTCCGACACCGTCGAGGCGGTCATCGGGGCCGTGCACCTCTCCGGCGGAGGCATCGAGAACTCCGCCGCGGTGGTGCACCGCCTCTTCGACCCGCTGATCGAGGCCGCCTCGGCGCTCGGTGCCGGCCTCGACTGGAAGACCTCGCTGCAGGAGCTCTCGGCCGAGCACGGCCTGGGCGTCCCCGAGTACGTCATCGAGGACAGCGGCCCGGACCACCAGAAGACCTTCACCGCCCAGGTCCGCGTGGGCGACGACCTCTACGGCAACGGCACCGGCCGGTCGAAGAAGGAGGCCGAGCAGGCCGCCGCCGAGACGGCGTACGGCGAGATCGCCGACCGCCTCGGTGTCACCGACCCCGCCGAGACCGCGGCCGAGGCCGCCGCCGGCAACGCCGCCGCGGGCAAGTCCGGCACCGGCACCGGCGGCTCGTAG
- the rpmF gene encoding 50S ribosomal protein L32 — protein MAVPKRKMSRSNTRHRRSAWKATAPTLVTCANPACGAKHLPHRACGACGQYGAKADRRQVL, from the coding sequence GTGGCTGTCCCGAAGCGGAAGATGTCGCGCAGCAACACCCGTCACCGTCGCTCGGCCTGGAAGGCCACGGCCCCGACCCTGGTGACCTGCGCGAACCCCGCGTGCGGTGCCAAGCACCTCCCGCACCGCGCGTGCGGCGCGTGCGGCCAGTACGGCGCCAAGGCCGACCGTCGTCAGGTCCTCTGA
- a CDS encoding YceD family protein, which translates to MLDTRELGRRPGSQREVTLSVPAPADLGIDVLLVPEGSPVDIDLRLEAVMEGVLVTGTARAGLVGECARCLEEIHDDVEVPFQELYVYAEHQTSHDEDDEVSRLEDDLLDLEPQLRDAVVLTLPFQPLCTEDCPGLCPECGARLAGDPDHGHDEPIDPRWAGLAALAQDEPDEK; encoded by the coding sequence GTGCTCGACACCCGCGAGCTCGGCCGTCGCCCGGGGTCCCAGCGTGAGGTGACGCTGTCGGTGCCGGCGCCGGCGGATCTGGGCATCGACGTCCTCCTTGTCCCCGAGGGCTCGCCGGTCGACATCGACCTGCGGCTCGAGGCGGTCATGGAGGGAGTCCTGGTCACGGGCACGGCGCGAGCCGGGCTCGTCGGTGAGTGCGCACGGTGCCTGGAGGAGATCCACGACGACGTCGAGGTCCCCTTCCAGGAGCTGTACGTCTACGCCGAGCACCAGACCTCCCACGACGAGGACGACGAGGTCAGCCGGCTCGAGGACGACCTTCTCGACCTCGAGCCCCAGCTGAGGGACGCGGTGGTGCTCACGCTGCCGTTCCAGCCCCTGTGCACCGAGGACTGCCCCGGTCTGTGCCCCGAGTGCGGGGCGCGACTGGCCGGGGACCCCGACCACGGTCACGACGAACCGATCGACCCGCGCTGGGCCGGCCTGGCCGCCCTGGCGCAGGACGAGCCGGACGAGAAGTAG
- the coaD gene encoding pantetheine-phosphate adenylyltransferase yields MRRAVCPGSFDPVTNGHIDIVRRAASLFDEVVVAVGVNKSKNRMFSPEERMAMLTEACADFDNVRVDGFKGLLTDYCAEHGIHAIVKGLRAVSDFDYELQMAQMNSSLTEVETVFVPTSPEYSFLASSLVKEVATFGGDVSTLVPDFVHARLTARIAEQRG; encoded by the coding sequence GTGCGTCGAGCCGTCTGCCCGGGGTCCTTCGACCCCGTCACCAACGGGCACATCGACATCGTGCGGCGAGCGGCCTCGCTCTTCGACGAGGTCGTCGTCGCGGTCGGGGTGAACAAGTCCAAGAACCGGATGTTCTCGCCCGAGGAGCGGATGGCCATGCTCACCGAGGCCTGCGCCGACTTCGACAACGTGCGCGTCGACGGCTTCAAGGGCCTGCTCACCGACTACTGCGCCGAGCACGGCATCCACGCCATCGTCAAGGGCCTGCGCGCGGTGAGCGACTTCGACTACGAGCTGCAGATGGCGCAGATGAACTCCTCGCTGACCGAGGTGGAGACCGTCTTCGTGCCCACCAGCCCCGAGTACTCCTTCCTGGCCTCGAGCCTGGTCAAGGAGGTCGCGACCTTCGGTGGCGACGTCTCGACGCTGGTGCCCGACTTCGTGCACGCGCGGCTCACCGCACGCATCGCGGAGCAGCGCGGATGA
- the rsmD gene encoding 16S rRNA (guanine(966)-N(2))-methyltransferase RsmD, translated as MTRIIGGSAGGRRLSTPPGTATRPTADRVREALFSSIEAATGSLDGLRFLDLYAGSGAVGLEALSRGAGVATLVESDRRTAGLIATNARTLGFPRAEVLAAPVAATLGRAPVAPYDVVFMDPPYPLSEEDLAADLAALVSQGWLVPDALVVVERSRRSPEPAFPAGFVEVRSRKYGETTLWSAHAPVDEPGETAAEPVAPAPGAGEQ; from the coding sequence ATGACGCGCATCATCGGCGGCAGCGCCGGCGGACGCCGCCTGAGCACCCCGCCCGGCACCGCTACCCGGCCCACCGCCGACCGGGTCCGGGAGGCACTGTTCTCCTCCATCGAGGCCGCGACCGGCTCGCTCGACGGGCTGCGCTTCCTCGACCTGTACGCCGGCTCGGGCGCGGTCGGCCTCGAGGCGCTCTCGCGCGGGGCCGGGGTGGCGACGCTGGTCGAGTCCGACCGGCGCACCGCCGGGCTGATCGCGACCAACGCGCGCACCCTCGGCTTCCCCCGCGCCGAGGTGCTCGCGGCGCCGGTGGCGGCGACGCTGGGCCGGGCGCCCGTCGCGCCGTACGACGTGGTCTTCATGGACCCGCCCTACCCGCTGTCGGAGGAGGACCTGGCCGCCGACCTCGCCGCACTGGTCTCGCAGGGCTGGCTGGTGCCCGACGCGCTGGTCGTCGTGGAGCGGTCGCGACGCAGCCCCGAGCCGGCGTTCCCGGCCGGCTTCGTCGAGGTCCGCTCGCGCAAGTACGGTGAGACGACCCTGTGGTCGGCCCACGCGCCCGTGGACGAGCCCGGGGAGACAGCAGCCGAGCCGGTCGCACCGGCACCAGGAGCGGGGGAGCAGTAG
- a CDS encoding ATP-dependent DNA helicase RecG, which yields MDSPVETVLGDTGTKAPKIVKGLGLRTVGELVHHLPRRYVRTGELTTVDSLEEGELLTVVGQIGQTRRREYTDRRTGRTAYRVDTVLRTDGPSLRMSFFAKKPHMADWHERRLPEGRRGIFQGKVGRFNNDWQLTNPQMVLMGTEGEDAAQLSLETLGDLYPIYPLTKGVDTWDLQRAVTFALAVLDEVPELLPEHVRVQAGLVDAGTALEWVHHPKGHGQVTRALQRLRFDEAIVTQLVLARRRRALAALGARPRAGRSGGLLDAFDARLPFELTSGQVEVGGEIDADLARERPMNRLLQGEVGSGKTLVALRAMLRVVDSGAQAALLAPTEVLAQQHHRSITAMLGDLAAGGLLGGADEATAVELLTGSMTKTQRTGPMSRLASGEAGIVIGTHALLEDRVGFADLGLVVVDEQHRFGVEQRAALTDKAGTPPHVLVMTATPIPRTVAMTVFGDLEISTLTELPAGRAPVQTTVVPVAEAPHWVDRVWQRVREEVAAGHQVYVVCPRIAGDEPEAGQGDVPVEERTDRPLSAVEEVVEELRQGPLGGLRLAVLHGRLTPDVKDATMRSFAGGEVDVLVSTTVIEVGVDVANATAMVLLDADRFGVSQLHQLRGRVGRGGHPGLCLLVTHTEAGSPARGRLEAVAATSDGFELSRVDLEQRREGDVLGAHQSGYQSSLRTLRVLRDEETILAARRAAGDLLESDPDLGGAPALAAAVERLERSVAADFVDRS from the coding sequence ATGGACTCGCCGGTCGAGACCGTGCTGGGCGACACCGGCACCAAGGCCCCCAAGATCGTCAAGGGCCTGGGGCTGCGCACCGTGGGAGAGCTGGTGCACCACCTGCCCCGCCGCTACGTGCGCACCGGCGAGCTGACGACGGTCGACTCCCTCGAGGAGGGCGAGCTGCTCACCGTGGTGGGCCAGATCGGCCAGACCCGCCGGCGCGAGTACACCGACCGCCGCACCGGACGCACGGCCTACCGCGTCGACACGGTGCTGCGCACCGACGGCCCGAGCCTGCGGATGTCGTTCTTCGCCAAGAAGCCGCACATGGCCGACTGGCACGAGCGGCGGCTGCCCGAGGGACGGCGCGGCATCTTCCAGGGCAAGGTCGGGCGCTTCAACAACGACTGGCAGCTGACCAACCCGCAGATGGTGCTGATGGGCACCGAGGGCGAGGACGCCGCCCAGCTCTCGCTCGAGACCCTCGGCGACCTCTACCCGATCTACCCCCTCACCAAGGGCGTCGACACCTGGGACCTGCAGCGGGCGGTCACCTTCGCGCTGGCGGTGCTCGACGAGGTGCCCGAGCTGCTGCCCGAGCACGTGCGCGTGCAGGCCGGGCTCGTCGACGCGGGCACCGCCCTGGAGTGGGTGCACCACCCGAAGGGCCACGGTCAGGTCACCCGGGCGCTGCAGCGGCTGCGCTTCGACGAGGCGATCGTCACCCAGCTCGTGCTCGCGCGTCGTCGCCGGGCCCTGGCCGCCCTCGGCGCCCGCCCGCGGGCCGGTCGCAGCGGCGGGCTGCTCGACGCCTTCGACGCGCGCCTGCCCTTCGAGCTGACCAGCGGGCAGGTCGAGGTGGGCGGCGAGATCGACGCCGACCTGGCGCGCGAGCGGCCGATGAACCGGCTGCTGCAGGGCGAGGTGGGCTCGGGCAAGACGCTGGTGGCGCTGCGCGCGATGCTGCGGGTCGTCGACTCCGGGGCGCAGGCCGCGCTGCTCGCGCCGACCGAGGTGCTGGCCCAGCAGCACCACCGCTCGATCACCGCCATGCTCGGCGACCTCGCCGCCGGCGGCCTGCTGGGCGGGGCCGACGAGGCGACCGCGGTGGAGCTGCTGACCGGGTCGATGACCAAGACCCAGCGCACCGGCCCGATGTCGCGGCTGGCCTCCGGGGAGGCCGGCATCGTGATCGGCACCCACGCTCTGCTCGAGGACCGTGTGGGCTTCGCCGACCTCGGCCTCGTCGTCGTCGACGAGCAGCACCGCTTCGGGGTCGAGCAGCGTGCCGCCCTCACCGACAAGGCCGGCACCCCGCCGCACGTGCTGGTGATGACCGCCACCCCCATCCCGCGCACGGTGGCGATGACGGTCTTCGGCGACCTGGAGATCTCCACGCTCACCGAGCTGCCCGCCGGGCGGGCGCCGGTGCAGACGACGGTCGTGCCCGTCGCCGAGGCCCCGCACTGGGTCGACCGGGTCTGGCAGCGGGTGCGGGAGGAGGTCGCGGCAGGCCACCAGGTCTACGTCGTGTGCCCGCGCATCGCCGGTGACGAGCCCGAGGCCGGCCAGGGCGACGTGCCCGTGGAGGAGCGCACGGACCGTCCGCTCAGCGCCGTCGAGGAGGTCGTCGAGGAGCTGCGCCAGGGGCCGCTGGGCGGGCTTCGGCTGGCCGTGCTGCACGGGCGGCTGACCCCCGACGTCAAGGACGCCACGATGCGATCCTTCGCCGGCGGCGAGGTCGACGTGCTGGTCTCCACCACGGTGATCGAGGTCGGCGTCGACGTCGCCAACGCCACCGCCATGGTGCTCCTCGACGCCGACCGCTTCGGGGTCTCCCAGCTGCACCAGCTGCGCGGCCGGGTGGGGCGGGGCGGGCACCCGGGGCTGTGCCTGCTCGTCACGCACACCGAGGCCGGCAGCCCGGCGCGCGGCCGGCTCGAGGCGGTCGCGGCGACCTCCGACGGCTTCGAGCTCAGCAGGGTCGACCTAGAGCAGCGCCGCGAGGGCGACGTGCTCGGCGCCCACCAGTCCGGCTACCAGTCCTCGCTGCGCACCCTGCGGGTGCTGCGCGACGAGGAGACGATCCTCGCCGCCCGGAGGGCGGCCGGCGACCTGCTCGAGAGCGACCCCGACCTCGGCGGCGCACCCGCCCTGGCCGCGGCGGTCGAGCGCCTCGAGCGGTCGGTGGCCGCCGACTTCGTCGACCGCTCGTAG
- a CDS encoding DAK2 domain-containing protein, whose amino-acid sequence MEPVGPTGRGVSLEVVLLFVDIAVDALGAAREEIDALNVYPVPDGDTGTNMYLTVSAARDAVREATGGDPGADLGEALAAFSRGALLGARGNSGVILSEMMRAIARRLARSAPEERNAEVLAEALRLAADAAYAAVGTPVEGTILTVARAAAEAAEATREDPAARTRDVFTGAAEAARAALARTPGQLQALADAGVVDAGGRGLSVVLDAAETALTGRRPEAVLPRIGRHAIPVTTPTTGAGQPPGADLTPGGPSYEVMYLLDTDAERVPALRERLAGLGDSLVVVGDERLWNVHVHVDDVGAAIEAGIEAGRPHRIRVTHFHDQLTQQAAQQEREAARPREGRCVVVVSAGPGLSALFGEAGAVVVEGGPGRRPSTGDLLGAITGCGAQEVVVLPNDGDSVRAAQVAASTATQDTGVRVAVIPTQAQVQGLAALAVHEPGRGFDADVLEMTATARHARHGAVTVAARQAMTMAGPCEPGDALGVVAGDFAVVGSALAEVATEVLERLVVGGGELVTIVSGADDPDGALAEHCTAWLAEHHPYVDAVVYDGGQERYPLLLAVE is encoded by the coding sequence GTGGAGCCAGTGGGACCGACCGGACGCGGGGTGAGCCTCGAGGTCGTGCTGCTCTTCGTCGACATCGCCGTGGACGCCCTGGGCGCCGCCCGCGAGGAGATCGACGCCCTCAACGTCTACCCCGTGCCCGACGGCGACACCGGCACCAACATGTACCTGACGGTCTCCGCGGCGCGCGACGCCGTGCGCGAGGCCACCGGGGGAGACCCGGGAGCCGACCTCGGCGAGGCGCTGGCGGCCTTCAGCCGCGGTGCGCTGCTCGGCGCGCGCGGCAACTCCGGGGTGATCCTGAGCGAGATGATGCGCGCCATCGCCCGCCGCCTGGCGCGCTCGGCCCCGGAGGAGCGCAACGCCGAGGTGCTCGCCGAGGCGCTGCGCCTGGCCGCCGACGCGGCGTACGCCGCCGTGGGCACGCCGGTGGAGGGCACCATCCTCACGGTGGCCCGGGCCGCGGCCGAGGCCGCCGAGGCGACGCGCGAGGACCCCGCGGCGCGCACGCGCGACGTCTTCACCGGGGCCGCCGAGGCGGCGCGGGCCGCCCTGGCGCGCACCCCCGGTCAGCTGCAGGCGCTCGCCGACGCCGGTGTCGTCGACGCCGGTGGGCGGGGGCTGAGCGTGGTCCTCGACGCCGCCGAGACCGCGCTGACCGGGCGCCGGCCCGAGGCGGTGCTGCCGCGCATCGGCCGGCACGCGATCCCCGTCACCACCCCGACGACCGGTGCCGGCCAGCCGCCGGGCGCCGACCTGACGCCCGGCGGGCCGTCGTACGAGGTGATGTACCTGCTCGACACCGACGCCGAGCGGGTCCCCGCGCTGCGCGAGCGGCTCGCGGGGCTGGGCGACTCCCTGGTGGTGGTCGGCGACGAGCGCCTGTGGAACGTGCACGTGCACGTCGACGACGTCGGCGCGGCCATCGAGGCCGGCATCGAGGCCGGTCGGCCGCACCGCATCCGCGTCACCCACTTCCACGACCAGCTCACCCAGCAGGCCGCCCAGCAGGAGCGGGAGGCGGCCCGCCCGCGAGAGGGCCGCTGCGTGGTCGTCGTCTCCGCCGGGCCCGGTCTCTCCGCGCTCTTCGGGGAGGCGGGCGCCGTGGTCGTCGAGGGCGGACCGGGCCGGCGCCCCTCCACCGGCGACCTGCTGGGGGCCATCACCGGCTGCGGCGCGCAGGAGGTGGTGGTGCTGCCCAACGACGGCGACTCGGTGCGCGCCGCCCAGGTCGCGGCCTCGACGGCCACCCAGGACACCGGGGTCCGGGTCGCGGTGATCCCGACCCAGGCGCAGGTGCAGGGCCTGGCCGCGCTCGCGGTGCACGAGCCCGGGCGCGGCTTCGACGCCGACGTGCTCGAGATGACCGCGACCGCCCGCCACGCCCGCCACGGCGCGGTCACGGTGGCGGCACGCCAGGCGATGACGATGGCCGGGCCGTGCGAGCCGGGCGACGCCCTCGGCGTGGTCGCGGGCGACTTCGCGGTCGTCGGCTCGGCGCTGGCCGAGGTGGCCACCGAGGTGCTCGAGCGGCTCGTGGTCGGCGGCGGCGAGCTCGTCACGATCGTCTCGGGCGCCGACGACCCCGACGGAGCCCTCGCCGAGCACTGCACCGCGTGGCTCGCCGAGCACCACCCCTATGTCGACGCCGTGGTGTACGACGGGGGGCAGGAGCGCTACCCGCTCCTGCTGGCGGTGGAGTGA
- the rpmB gene encoding 50S ribosomal protein L28, producing the protein MAAVCDICAKKPGFGNNRPWSRKITKRRFDPNIQRVRATINGTPKRLNVCTGCLKAGKVSR; encoded by the coding sequence GTGGCTGCCGTCTGCGACATCTGCGCCAAGAAGCCTGGCTTCGGCAACAACCGGCCGTGGTCGCGCAAGATCACGAAGCGCCGCTTCGACCCCAACATCCAGCGCGTGCGTGCCACCATCAACGGCACCCCCAAGCGCCTCAACGTCTGCACCGGCTGCCTGAAGGCGGGCAAGGTCTCGCGCTGA
- a CDS encoding thiamine-phosphate kinase: MDPTATLADIGEFGLISALTSRFEQGEQVLIGPGDDAAVLRVRTGHVVVSTDLMVEGRHFRRDWAGAADVGHRAAAQNISDINAMGGRAGSLTIGLAAPADLEAQWALDFAQGFADECALVGASIVGGDLTRADQVVVAVTVMGACTVAPVVRSGAEPGDVLALAGRQGWAAGGLAVLGRGFRSPRVLVEAYRRPQPPYDAGPAAAEAGATAMIDVSDGLLAEATHLAVSSGVAIDVRTDALDVPEPLHAVAAALGGVDPVSFVLSGGDDHALLATFPAGTTLPEGWSVIGEVREGEGVTVDGAPWRGETGWTHF, from the coding sequence CTGGACCCCACGGCGACCCTCGCCGACATCGGCGAGTTCGGGCTGATCTCAGCCCTGACCAGCCGCTTCGAGCAGGGCGAGCAGGTGCTCATCGGCCCGGGCGACGACGCCGCGGTCCTACGGGTGCGCACCGGCCACGTCGTGGTCTCCACCGACCTGATGGTCGAGGGCCGGCACTTCCGCCGCGACTGGGCGGGAGCCGCCGACGTGGGCCACCGCGCCGCTGCGCAGAACATCTCCGACATCAACGCCATGGGCGGGCGGGCCGGCTCGCTGACCATCGGCCTGGCCGCGCCCGCCGACCTGGAGGCGCAGTGGGCCCTGGACTTCGCCCAGGGCTTCGCCGACGAGTGCGCGCTGGTCGGCGCCAGCATCGTGGGCGGCGACCTCACCCGGGCCGACCAGGTCGTCGTCGCGGTGACCGTGATGGGTGCCTGCACCGTCGCCCCGGTGGTCCGCTCGGGCGCCGAGCCCGGCGACGTGCTCGCGCTGGCCGGTCGCCAGGGATGGGCGGCCGGCGGTCTGGCGGTCCTGGGGCGCGGGTTCCGTTCCCCGCGGGTGCTGGTGGAGGCCTACCGCCGCCCCCAGCCGCCGTACGACGCCGGGCCGGCCGCCGCCGAGGCGGGCGCCACCGCGATGATCGACGTCTCCGACGGGCTGCTGGCCGAGGCGACGCACCTGGCGGTCTCGTCGGGGGTGGCCATCGACGTGCGCACCGACGCGCTCGACGTGCCCGAGCCGCTGCACGCGGTGGCCGCGGCGCTGGGCGGGGTCGACCCGGTCTCGTTCGTGCTCTCGGGCGGCGACGACCACGCGCTGCTGGCGACCTTCCCCGCGGGCACCACCCTGCCCGAGGGCTGGTCGGTCATCGGCGAGGTGCGCGAGGGGGAGGGCGTCACCGTCGACGGCGCCCCCTGGAGGGGCGAGACCGGCTGGACCCACTTCTGA
- a CDS encoding Lrp/AsnC family transcriptional regulator, which produces MVVQAYILIQTDVGKAAEVAAEIAQVKGVTLAEDVTGPYDVIVRAEARNVDELGKLVVSKVQNLDGITRTLTCPVVHI; this is translated from the coding sequence ATGGTCGTCCAGGCCTACATCCTGATCCAGACCGACGTCGGCAAGGCCGCGGAGGTCGCGGCCGAGATCGCTCAGGTCAAGGGCGTGACCCTCGCCGAGGACGTCACCGGCCCCTACGACGTGATCGTGCGCGCCGAGGCCCGCAACGTCGACGAGCTCGGCAAGCTGGTCGTCTCGAAGGTCCAGAACCTCGACGGCATCACCCGCACCCTGACCTGCCCCGTCGTCCACATCTGA
- a CDS encoding DUF3515 family protein: MRRRGVVAAGVLALLLGGCGGPVEVATPALDAEAAATCESFLAALPDELAGLEPRAVSPADAPARAWGDGLVLTCGVEEPPGFRQLITPSCDEIVGVGWFFPPAQLESEDGPVTGTTIGYRPRIEVVVPEDYRGGVSFAALSELAAPVKAHLELVQRCQ, from the coding sequence GTGAGGAGGCGGGGCGTCGTCGCTGCCGGCGTACTCGCCCTGCTGCTGGGCGGCTGCGGGGGCCCGGTGGAGGTCGCCACCCCCGCGCTCGACGCCGAGGCAGCGGCGACCTGCGAGAGCTTCCTCGCCGCACTGCCCGACGAGCTGGCCGGCCTGGAGCCGCGTGCGGTCTCCCCCGCCGACGCGCCCGCCCGCGCCTGGGGCGACGGCCTGGTGCTGACCTGCGGGGTCGAGGAGCCGCCGGGCTTCCGGCAGCTGATCACCCCGTCGTGCGACGAGATCGTCGGGGTGGGCTGGTTCTTCCCGCCCGCCCAGCTCGAGAGCGAGGACGGCCCCGTCACCGGCACCACCATCGGCTACCGCCCCCGGATCGAGGTCGTGGTGCCCGAGGACTACCGGGGCGGGGTGTCCTTCGCCGCGCTCTCCGAGCTCGCCGCACCGGTGAAGGCGCACCTCGAGCTGGTCCAGCGCTGCCAGTGA
- a CDS encoding D-alanine--D-alanine ligase family protein, with translation MSEEQLPGPVAVIAGGLSHERDVSLASGRNLVRELRAVGVEAEAYDFDRNLLHTLEQHKVVAAVPALHGHFGEDGEIQTLLELIDLPYVGTSSRACRVAHDKGTARELLRRAGIEVPESVGLSAQTFRDIGASALMEHVMHRLGERVVVKPTRCGSALGVTGVDGLGALPSALVTAYAYGDDALVERFYDGTDVSVVCVETDAGVEALTPVAVEYEKGHEFDFDARYTAEFVSFSRPDLPEELIEDLGRTAREAHRVLGLRHLSRSDFIVSADGSHVLLETAITPGTTETSVMPFACTLSGTSLGQVVLDLVRRALP, from the coding sequence ATGAGCGAGGAGCAGCTGCCCGGTCCTGTCGCCGTCATCGCCGGCGGCCTGAGCCACGAGCGCGACGTGTCCCTGGCCAGTGGCCGCAACCTGGTGCGCGAGCTGCGCGCCGTCGGGGTGGAGGCCGAGGCCTACGACTTCGACCGCAACCTGCTGCACACCCTCGAGCAGCACAAGGTGGTGGCGGCCGTCCCGGCCCTGCACGGCCACTTCGGCGAGGACGGCGAGATCCAGACCCTCCTCGAGCTGATCGACCTGCCCTACGTCGGCACCAGCAGCCGGGCCTGCCGGGTCGCCCACGACAAGGGCACCGCCCGCGAGCTGCTGCGCCGCGCCGGCATCGAGGTGCCCGAGAGCGTCGGCCTCTCCGCACAGACCTTCCGCGACATCGGCGCCAGCGCGCTGATGGAGCACGTGATGCACCGCCTCGGCGAGCGCGTGGTGGTCAAGCCCACCCGCTGCGGCAGCGCCCTGGGCGTCACCGGCGTCGACGGCCTGGGCGCGCTGCCCTCCGCGCTGGTGACCGCCTACGCCTACGGCGACGACGCGCTGGTCGAGCGCTTCTACGACGGCACCGACGTCAGCGTGGTGTGCGTCGAGACCGACGCGGGCGTCGAGGCGCTGACCCCGGTGGCGGTGGAGTACGAGAAGGGCCACGAGTTCGACTTCGACGCCCGCTACACCGCCGAGTTCGTCTCGTTCTCGCGTCCCGACCTGCCCGAGGAGCTGATCGAGGACCTCGGCCGCACCGCCCGCGAGGCGCACCGGGTCCTGGGGCTGCGCCACCTCTCGCGCTCCGACTTCATCGTCTCGGCCGACGGCTCCCACGTGCTGCTGGAGACCGCCATCACCCCGGGCACCACCGAGACCTCGGTGATGCCGTTCGCCTGCACCCTCTCGGGCACCAGCCTCGGCCAGGTCGTCCTCGACCTGGTCCGCCGCGCCCTGCCCTGA